The following proteins are co-located in the Bosea sp. AS-1 genome:
- a CDS encoding M20/M25/M40 family metallo-hydrolase, which translates to MQRDHASDIAAIIRHPSFKAAVEKLDADHDRIVEDIVTLTEIPAPPFKEDRRAAAYLEMLRAHGLEEVEQDEVGNVMGLRRGAGNGALMVVAAHLDTVFPEGTDVTVRREGTRLYAPGVGDDTRSLAVLLGFIRAMDAAGIRTRNDILFVGDVGEEGLGDLRGIRHLFTKGRYRDKIETFITVDSPQVDKIVVGGVGSKRYSVRFKGPGGHSFGAFGIVNPMYPMARAVVELGRIQVPESPRTTFCASIVGGGTSVNAIPEEAWVDIDLRSESAEELAKLDARWREIVAAAAEQENGIRSTREGAITVEIRTLGDRPAGNTPVDADIVQYATAALRANGFAPKHHASSTDANIPMSLGIPAIKIGSGGTGGRAHSLGEWIDVEKTASLSGMTASLATILAVAGFVGG; encoded by the coding sequence ATGCAGCGCGATCACGCCTCGGACATCGCGGCGATCATCCGCCATCCATCCTTCAAGGCAGCTGTCGAAAAACTCGATGCCGACCATGACCGCATCGTCGAAGACATCGTTACCCTGACCGAAATCCCCGCCCCGCCTTTCAAGGAGGACAGGCGCGCCGCCGCCTATCTCGAAATGCTGCGCGCGCACGGTCTTGAGGAGGTCGAGCAGGACGAGGTCGGCAATGTCATGGGCCTGCGGCGTGGCGCCGGCAATGGCGCGCTGATGGTAGTCGCCGCGCATCTCGACACGGTCTTCCCCGAGGGCACCGACGTCACCGTTCGCCGCGAGGGCACCCGGCTCTATGCGCCGGGCGTCGGCGACGATACCCGCAGCCTCGCCGTGTTGCTGGGCTTCATCCGCGCGATGGACGCCGCCGGCATCCGCACGCGCAACGACATCCTGTTCGTCGGCGATGTCGGCGAGGAGGGTCTCGGCGACCTGCGCGGCATCCGCCATCTTTTCACCAAGGGCCGATACCGCGACAAGATCGAAACCTTCATTACCGTCGACAGCCCCCAGGTGGACAAGATCGTCGTCGGCGGTGTCGGTTCGAAGCGCTATTCCGTCCGTTTCAAGGGGCCGGGCGGACACAGCTTCGGCGCCTTCGGGATCGTGAACCCCATGTATCCCATGGCGCGGGCCGTCGTAGAGCTGGGCCGCATCCAGGTTCCGGAGTCGCCGCGCACCACCTTCTGCGCCTCGATCGTCGGTGGCGGCACCTCCGTGAATGCCATCCCCGAGGAGGCCTGGGTCGATATCGACCTGCGGTCGGAATCGGCCGAGGAGCTGGCGAAGCTGGACGCGCGCTGGCGTGAGATCGTAGCCGCCGCGGCCGAGCAGGAGAACGGCATCCGTTCGACCCGCGAGGGGGCCATCACGGTCGAGATCAGGACATTGGGCGACCGTCCCGCCGGTAACACGCCTGTCGATGCCGATATCGTGCAATACGCGACCGCGGCACTGCGAGCGAATGGCTTCGCGCCCAAGCATCACGCGTCGTCGACCGACGCCAACATTCCGATGAGCCTCGGCATCCCGGCGATCAAGATCGGTTCGGGCGGCACCGGCGGCCGGGCCCATTCGCTCGGCGAGTGGATCGATGTCGAGAAAACCGCGAGCCTGTCCGGCATGACCGCCAGCCTCGCCACCATCCTCGCCGTAGCGGGCTTCGTCGGCGGCTAA
- a CDS encoding ester cyclase: protein MSKEDDNKAVVVRWFTEFWGKDVNLAVVDEIAAPDMLLQYSLHEPRRGREDIKAFMTDFRAAFPDLNFWGTADLIAEGDYVVGQWEGGGTHTGAAFDDVLSGYEALPAGSGRKMHFTGTTVLKVIDGKIVEEKGLDDGLTAMTQLGLVKAA from the coding sequence ATGAGCAAGGAAGACGACAACAAGGCCGTGGTGGTGCGCTGGTTCACCGAGTTCTGGGGCAAGGATGTCAATCTCGCGGTCGTCGACGAGATCGCGGCCCCCGATATGTTGCTCCAGTACTCCCTGCACGAGCCGCGCCGGGGGCGTGAAGACATCAAGGCGTTCATGACCGACTTCCGCGCGGCGTTCCCGGATCTCAACTTCTGGGGCACTGCGGACCTGATCGCCGAAGGCGACTATGTCGTCGGTCAGTGGGAAGGCGGCGGCACGCATACCGGCGCCGCCTTCGACGATGTCCTGAGCGGCTACGAGGCGCTTCCGGCAGGCTCCGGCCGCAAGATGCACTTCACCGGCACGACCGTCCTGAAGGTGATCGACGGCAAGATCGTCGAGGAGAAGGGTCTGGATGACGGCCTGACGGCCATGACGCAGCTTGGCCTCGTCAAGGCCGCCTGA
- the ada gene encoding bifunctional DNA-binding transcriptional regulator/O6-methylguanine-DNA methyltransferase Ada, protein MTTLTITTRPAAGPARPAPSVADDPRWARIVARDRSADGQFWYSVATTGVYCRPSCPSRRANPRNVTLYDTLEGARASGFRPCRRCNPDGPSLAREQAALVARACRIIEASEEEPRLEELAGAVGRSPGYFHRIFKAATGLTPKDYAAADRTRKIREGLDAQGSITEAIYDAGFNSSGRFYEKSTGMLGMTPTQYRGGGADEEIKFAVGQTSLGAILVASSRKGVASILLGNDPDALVRDLQDRFPKARLVGADRDYEALIARVVGFVENPGVGLDLPLDVRGTAFQRRVWQALQEIPVGARVSYSEIARRIGAPDATRAVAGACAANNLAVAIPCHRVVRQDGALSGYAWGVERKRALLDREASMA, encoded by the coding sequence ATGACGACACTGACGATCACCACGAGGCCTGCAGCGGGGCCGGCAAGGCCGGCCCCGTCCGTCGCGGACGATCCGCGCTGGGCGCGCATCGTCGCCCGTGACAGGAGTGCCGATGGCCAGTTCTGGTATTCCGTCGCCACCACAGGGGTCTACTGCCGCCCGTCCTGCCCATCGCGCAGGGCCAACCCCAGGAACGTCACGCTCTACGATACGCTGGAGGGCGCCCGGGCATCGGGTTTCCGGCCCTGCCGGCGTTGCAACCCGGACGGTCCTTCGCTTGCCCGCGAGCAGGCGGCCCTGGTCGCCAGGGCCTGTCGAATCATCGAGGCGAGCGAGGAAGAGCCGCGCCTGGAGGAGTTGGCGGGTGCGGTAGGGCGTAGCCCTGGCTATTTCCATCGCATCTTCAAGGCCGCGACCGGGTTGACGCCCAAGGACTACGCGGCTGCCGACCGCACCAGGAAGATCCGCGAGGGCCTCGACGCGCAGGGCAGCATCACCGAAGCGATCTACGATGCCGGCTTCAATTCGAGCGGCCGCTTCTACGAGAAATCGACCGGCATGCTCGGCATGACGCCGACACAATATCGCGGTGGCGGTGCCGATGAGGAGATCAAGTTCGCGGTTGGCCAGACCTCGCTTGGCGCCATCCTCGTTGCTTCGAGCAGGAAAGGCGTCGCGTCGATCCTGCTCGGCAACGATCCCGACGCGCTTGTCCGCGATCTCCAGGACCGATTTCCCAAGGCGCGGCTTGTCGGTGCAGATCGGGACTACGAGGCCTTGATCGCTCGGGTCGTCGGCTTCGTCGAGAACCCGGGTGTCGGGCTGGATCTGCCGCTGGACGTGCGCGGCACGGCGTTTCAGCGGCGTGTCTGGCAGGCGTTGCAGGAGATTCCGGTCGGCGCGCGGGTGTCCTATTCCGAGATCGCGCGCCGTATCGGGGCTCCCGATGCGACGCGCGCCGTCGCCGGAGCTTGTGCGGCGAACAACCTCGCCGTCGCCATCCCTTGCCATCGCGTGGTTCGCCAGGACGGTGCGCTCTCGGGCTATGC